A segment of the Capsicum annuum cultivar UCD-10X-F1 unplaced genomic scaffold, UCD10Xv1.1 ctg41242, whole genome shotgun sequence genome:
TGGAATCTCTACCAATCCGGAACATCGAATTATGGAAAGCTCTTCTAGTTGTTGTGATTCAAAGACGCTGTTTGGCAGCGTTGCAAGTTTATTGCAACCTTCAATATAGAGTGACTCAAGATTTCGACTAGCGTCTGGAATACTTTGAAGAACTTCACCACCTctcaatttcataaaattaagGGCGCTGAGAGATGGGGGTAAGCTTCTTATCCAGGGGAATCCTACACCTAGTTTTGATAAGCGCGGCATATCTCCACAGATTTCTGGAAATTCTTCTAAGCTTGTGCATTCGTCAAGTGAGAGAGTCTCAAGA
Coding sequences within it:
- the LOC124891844 gene encoding disease resistance protein RUN1-like; this encodes MESLETLSLDECTSLEEFPEICGDMPRLSKLGVGFPWIRSLPPSLSALNFMKLRGGEVLQSIPDASRNLESLYIEGCNKLATLPNSVFESQQLEELSIIRCSGLVEIPTSLGVQKKLFRLAILGCENLKKLPSYIQMESLQLISLCNCPKLDTFPEINGDMHCLIRLTLNSTGIRELPSSITNIQQFPRFMNIFLIFEL